The Desulfonatronovibrio magnus region AGCTGAAAGACGTGATCAGGAGAAAGGGAAAACCAGAGCCATGTGCAGGGTATCTTTTGAGACAGCGGAGTATACCGCTAATGCTGATGCTCTGGATACGCTTAGGATACTTGAGGCTATAAGGCTTCTGGGCTTAACCAAGAAGGCCAGGTTCTACCAGGCTTTGTGAGCCGGATCGTGGCCCGTTTGGAAGCAGAGGAGTTGATCCGGCGCGATGAGCACAAAAAAGTTTTAGTCTGTGTTTAACGTCTGACTTATCGTCTGTGGCTGAAATAAGAAAAGAATTATTGGCCATAGACAAGAAGGGGTTAGCCGGTTAAACTTGTGTTATCGAAATATTTACAGCCAGCAACTGAAAAAGTTCATCAACTGTCCTTATTCTTCAATAGGCATTAATTTATGCAAAAAGACTCCTTAACCTTGCTGAAAAAGGTTGCCTGCAAACTGCTAAGTTCAGGGATACTACCTAAAGACAGTTATCTGGCAGGAGGAACTGCCGCCTATTTTTACCTTAATCACCGAATTTCTGTTGATCTTGATTTTTTTTCAGAATTCAATTTTGTGTCAGAGAAGCTTTTTTTTCATTTGCAGCAATGTTTTGATAAGGTATTTTTAGAGGTCATGGAGGATGCTTCAATCATTGCATTCCTGACTGAAAATAAAATCAAATTTTCCATGTTTCATCTGCCATATTCGCCTGTTAAGGATTTGTATTCTTATAACCTTGAGCCCGGAGTGAACTGTCCTCTTGCTTCTCTTGAAGATATCGCAGCCATGAAAAGTATAGCTATCGCACAAAGAGGCAGCGCCAAAGATTTTTTTGATTTATTCTGCATCATTAAGCATATAAATATAAACTTTGATAATATTTTTAATCTTGTAAAAAATAAATACAGCATTGACGACAATTATATGTATCATTTGAAAACATCATTTGTATTTTTTGACGATGCTGAAGAAGAAGCAAAGTCAATCATCACACTTGATGACAAAAACAATCCTCAAATGCTGACCCATCAATTCTGGAATGAAATTAAGCATTTCTATAAAGAGTACGTAAAATGAGGAATGAACTTTTCTGGGATTACAATAATCCAGGGGCTGAGCTGGAAATCCAACGTGCAATTAATTTTGGAGGCTTCGATTATATTGATTATGTCCAGGAAAAATATGGGATGGAAAGGTTCAAGAATACCCTGATAAATAATCGTAATCTTAGCCGCAAGGCGGTTAACTATTGGTGTATGGTTTTAAACCTTGATCGCAGCATAACCCGCTCATACCAGACTGAGAATATATGGGAGCCAACGAGATGAATAATGGGTGCTACGCCCGCAACCCAAGTGGAAAAGGACTGAAAAAATCCAATTATTGGCCACGGACTGGAAAGATAGGCGGTAAAGGCAGAAAAGATTAATAGCCACAGACAAGAAAGGCAGACGTAAGAGAAAATCATTGTCTGTGAAGGTCTTATTTTCATTGCACTACCTCAGAGGTTATAAAATTCAGGCCCACGTCCACAAGCCGGTGCCGCGTGAAGTGAAATATACTCAGGAAACCCTGTTTGTTAATGAAAATTAACTTTTACAATGAACAGAAAGAGTGCCTTACCACCCGAACCCTTGAAACAGGTGATGTGATTCTTCTTGTTTCCGGCGGGCATGATTTCGAGATGTTGGAAGAGACCGAAATGATCGAGGTCAAGCAGGGGCCGTATGCGGGAGTGGAGGACAAGGAGCGGTTTGAGCCAGCGGGGTGAAGCGCGCGTGGGCATTGTTTTCTGTCTGAAGAGTTTGAATACACTGGATGCGACACGAATAAGACCGTATTTACCACTTTTTTAGTGAAGGGGAAACGAATATGATGAATCATACAATCGAATTGGATGTTCTGCCTCAAAAGGCACGTAATGAACTGTCAGAATATTATGAATTTCTTCTCTATAAATACAGACAGCAACCGGTTTTTACACCTTCACCAGTTAAAGCAGATTTTGATGAATTTTTATCAACCCCCATATTCATCAAAGATTTTGTGATGCCTGATCGTGAGGCACGCAATGCCAGATAGAGTTTTTGTCGATTCCAACGTTTTTATTTATGCCAAGGTAAAGTCACAGTGCACAATCAAACATGCCGCGGCCCAAAGCCTTTTATCTTCGCTTGACAAACAAGTCGTTATCAGTGTGCAGGTTCTGAATGAGTTTTACAGTACGCTTCGCCGAATGCGTGTTGAGGATGCTATTATCCAGAATTCTCTTAATCAATTTATACCATCAACACAAGTTCAACCCCTCACCAGATCTACAGTTGAACTGTGCTGGGCAATGCTGAACAAATACCATTTCAGCTATTATGACAGCCTGATTCTTGCTTCAGCCCTTGAATCCAAATGCACCAGGCTTTATTCAGAAGATATGCAGCATGGTCAAAACATTGAAAATCAATTGATGATCGTCAACCCCTTTGTGACATGAATTCACACCATCATGGATATTTCTTGTATTGTTCAAAATGTTATTGATTCTGAATATACAGTTGATGTTGGATCAGAACGGCCAGCGAATTTCCGGGTGAAATTGTCTGCATGGTAATCCCCATGGAATTTCACATGCGAATTGTTGGCCACGGACGGCTAAGGCAAGCAGAAAAGGCAGGAAAAATTCATGGCCACCCCGATGAACACCCTGAAGGGAACCCGGTTGCATGGGGCAGGCAGACAAGAAAGGTTCACCCTGATAACCATTTAAAAGGCACCTCCCAAGTATAGCTTGGCAAACAAAAACCGGCTATACAAAGAGGCAATCAACAACTCTAATATGGGAGGTGCCTTATGAAATTGTATGCTGGTTGTGATTTACATTCAACAAATAATTACTGGAGTATTATTGATAATGACAGCAAGCAAATTTTTTCCAAGAAAATACCATG contains the following coding sequences:
- a CDS encoding nucleotidyl transferase AbiEii/AbiGii toxin family protein produces the protein MQKDSLTLLKKVACKLLSSGILPKDSYLAGGTAAYFYLNHRISVDLDFFSEFNFVSEKLFFHLQQCFDKVFLEVMEDASIIAFLTENKIKFSMFHLPYSPVKDLYSYNLEPGVNCPLASLEDIAAMKSIAIAQRGSAKDFFDLFCIIKHININFDNIFNLVKNKYSIDDNYMYHLKTSFVFFDDAEEEAKSIITLDDKNNPQMLTHQFWNEIKHFYKEYVK
- a CDS encoding GDP-mannose 4,6-dehydratase, yielding MYLLDTNVVSELRKIRQGKADPGVMRWAEGVVSNDLYLSVITIQELEIGILLAERRDQEKGKTRAMCRVSFETAEYTANADALDTLRILEAIRLLGLTKKARFYQAL
- a CDS encoding PIN domain-containing protein produces the protein MPDRVFVDSNVFIYAKVKSQCTIKHAAAQSLLSSLDKQVVISVQVLNEFYSTLRRMRVEDAIIQNSLNQFIPSTQVQPLTRSTVELCWAMLNKYHFSYYDSLILASALESKCTRLYSEDMQHGQNIENQLMIVNPFVT